GATTCCTCCTGAACCATCTCTGAGAAGAGCTGCTCCCCTGAATCCTCAGCAGCcctgcctggcatacagtaggtctGTAGTCGCCactggctccctccctctctctgatcCTGAATCTGTGATGGGACCCGATGTAgggaccccagccctggctctgaaCCTGGGGCCCAAGGGGAGAGAGCTGAGGCCTGGGAGGTCAGTGAacagaggtggggaggtgagAGCGCTGTCTCTCTGCAGAATGCAGGCCGAATTCGCGCTCCTGCTGTCCCTCCGAAAAGCAAAAAGCACTTGCCCTGGCTCTACCTCCCCGTGGTGTAGACTTCCTGTGCGGCCAGGGGCTGGCCACTGCCCCAACCCGTCCTGTGCCTCAGTTCACTGGTCCAGCCAACAAGTTGTATGACATTTATCCTTCTTTTGCgcatttgacaaacatttactgaggaccAATTTATGTGAGGCAGCCTTTTTCCTTGCCCCTGTCTTCCAGTATAATCATTCTCTCTTCCCATCTGTCTCCCCTACTagcaggaaggtggggaaggggccTCCCACCAGCCTCCATTCACAAGGGGCCACTGCTTGGGGGAGCCACTCCCAGGAGCTCTGTCCAGGGCCCCTTGCATCCCGCACCTCCATTCAGTATTCAGTTGGGTGGGGCTCCATTCCCCAAATGCTGACTCTGTGCCTGGCCCTGAGTTGGGGTGGAGTACATGCCACACAGCTGACCCTGCCAGGATGGCGTTAAGCTTACCTGTCCTGCGTCCCGTGAGAGCCCACCTTCTCGTTCTTCATGCAGAAGTCGGGGGAGCTCTGCAGATAGACGAGCTCCGAGTCCTTCACGGGCCGAATGTCCAGGTCCTTGGGCACTAGGTGCTTGCGGGTGCCCATAGGTCGGTGCACCACCTTGGTGGCCGACAGGTAGCGGGTCTTAAGGTCAGTGGCCACATCCCGAAGCTCCTGCAGCCCCTTCCAGCAGGTGCGGATGGAGCAGGAGCCAGATACCCCGTGGCACTTACACTTCATTTCCAGAGAGGCACGCAGAGCCTGCGGACAGGGGAGGGCGTCgggctgggcagccagggccccctccctggcctgcccccggggccctgccccacccctccacctgcTGGGTGCTCTCAGGGAGTCACCGCCTGCTCTGGGCCTCAAGTGACTGGCTTTTTGCTCTAAAGCTGGGAGGGTGTTGAGGGTCCTTAGCTCCTCCTCCAACttggagggcagcagggaggggcaggaagagagtGGCATTTGCAGAAGTAATGGATGCCATTTATATAGCTACAGTTCCAAGTGCTCCCGCACTTAAAATCATCACAGTAGCCCTTCAAGGGAGGTATCAttaatttctccatttaaaaaagaggagaggggagggtacagctcagtggtagagtgtgtgcctagcttgcacaaggtcctgggttcaatcctcagtacctccattaaaaaataaataagtaaataatttttttttaaaaaggaaacaaaggctcagagaggctgagtctCATGCCCAAGGCTACACAGCTAGAAGATCTcggtgctgggatttgaacccaggtctaaGGGCGATTCCAAAAGCCACGGCTTTTCATTGTTCCATGCTTTTTCTCTCATATAAAACTGTGACTCGGAAATtgcttgctggaaaaaaaaaaaaaagagggaaaagaagagaagggagggagggagagaagatgagggaggaggtgggtgctTGAGGGCCTGGCTGgccttcccctcctctgcctggtgCAGCGTCACCACTCAGcgcctctgtctctgtgtgtgttaaGGGGGTGTGTAATTGCTACCTTGCAGAGTCGTTGAAAGGATTCAACGAGATGACATATATGAAAGGGTTTTGTGAACTATAAAAGTTAAATCAATATTGGTTTTGAAAAATCAGTCTAAGTAAGAATTATGGTTGGGAGGGGAGGCTTGGGTATGGTGCCTGGGGAGACTCGAGCCCTGGCTTCAGAAGTGACCAtatcctccctgggcctcaggttccCCCTGTGTACCTGAGGGGCATGAGTTAGATGCCTTCTGCAGGCCTTTCGTTTCTGTTGTCTAAGCCCCGCCTCCTTGCACACAGGACTCCGatccctctgcccaccctcccgCCTGCCCTGTGCAGGTGTTATGGGTCCCCTGAGCCTGCATCAAaaacatggggaaactgaggcacaaggagggCAAGGATTTGCCCCAAACCACTCAGGGAACTAATTAGGAAGCTGTCAAGGTCCCAGAGTTCCCTCCCCTTCACATCACCAGGAAGTGGGGAATGAGGGAGTCCACTTGGGTCTAAAGTCTGGAACGGTCTCCGCCAAGCCTGTGGAGAGCACGTAGTGAACCCAACTGCAGGGCATGTTCCACCTCCCGAGGGCATGGGGAAGGAAAACCACGCTCCCACCCTTAGTTCAAATGGTGGGCTGCTGTGAGCCAGCACTGAACACCTGACATTCACCCTCTTGGGCCCTGTGGTTTAGGGGAGGGGAATTATGCCATTTTGAAGGTGACTCCAAGGAGGCCAGCTCCTTGGCATCAGGGCTCCTGGGACACGCCTAATGTGCCCCTAAGGCTGAGGACCCTGTCTGGACCACACTGTGGGATGGGATCGCTGTGCCCTGGCAGTACGAGGCTCAGACAGGGGCTGGATTAAGGGTGAGGGGTATGCCAGCAGGGTTGGGAGGCGAGTCCTGGGTCCCTAGCCAGCTCTGCTACAGACCCACAGGGTgactcagcctcagtttccccagctgtccAAAGATGACCTGGACATCCTAAAGTCCTTACATGAGGGAGACcagtgagagaggaaggagaggacatGGAAACCTCTAGGCTTGAAGCCCAAAGACATGGGCTCCATTGCACTGTGTGTCCTTGGCCAAGCCACCTAAGTTCTCTACTTGGTGCCTCTGCACAATGGGCCTcatggggctgcagggaggggtcaTGAGATGCCACCTGCACCCAATACTCTGCCCCTCTGGACAGTTCCCTATCTGTAAGGAGGGATAACAGTACCTCTTCACAGGGTGGTTTTGTGGACTATGGGAGAGAAAACTAATCCAGCACCCACCACAGTGTGTGGTACCTAAATTGgtataaagtttttttctttaattttcaaaaacttaaaatgtccattcattcacttatgtATACACCCCAACCTTCTGTGGAATGAGGTGCGGAATTAATGAAACACCGATAATAATAGACATGGAGGGGAAACTGCATTTTGGAGGTTGGGGCGGGTTTTGGAGCTGGGAGGGGGATCCCCATTAGATCCAAGGAGACGACTCCTTAGCTAAGGCTCTGTTGCCCCACAGCCCTCTCTCCACGCTTCCTCCCACACCAGGCCTTGGCCCAGAGTCCCAGAGGAAGAGCCTGAGGAATGTGGCCGATGGGGACCAGAGAGAACCAACCCACCCCATTTTCTAGATGGGAACTGAAGCCAAgagaggaagtgacttgcccatcACATAGCAGGTTTAGTCCCAGATCCAGGTGGGAACTCAGAGCTCCTGACTCCTAGTTCAGTGCTCCTTCTGCTCTGCCAGCGTTCTCCAACCGAAATCCCGGTGGACCCCCTaaaggaggaggagccaggcaaGCCCCAAGCAGCTGGAGAGGGAAGAGCCTAAAGAGGCTGGGAGGACATCAGTATGAGTGGGTCAGGGCCCTTCCCCCCCACCATCCCGTCCATTAGGGCACACTGGGTGGCCCTTTTCCAGTCAATTGGTACAAGCACAACCatctggggtgggtgggtgggtggttaCCTGTCTCCCCACTTCACTGTTGTGTAGACGCATCAGTTTATTGGCTTGGGATCCTGTTTTTTTCACCTTCATAGGAGCATCGGAAAACTTGGCCCCCATGAGGAGCCCGTAGCTGAGGTTGTCCGCACATCCTCCCCAGCGGTTCCCGGGCCCGGGTGGCTCACCTGGGACGGGGCCGCAGGAGCAGCCGGGCAGGTCGCCGGAGGTGCAGGCCCGGGCGATGGCGTGGCTGATGGCGGCCGCCGACAGCGCATACACGAAGGCTGACTCCCGGGTCCCTGTGGAGAGGGGTGGGGTCAGCGGGGGCCAGGTGACCGAGAGTTAGGACACTGCTTAGGCCTGAAGGCCCCTACCTGCCTCTGTAGGGTCTGAAGGGGACAGGGGCTGACACCAGGTTGAGGATAGCCCTACGGCCATTCATCTGTCACATCCTCAATTCTCCCCCAAATCCACTAGCTGTCAGTACACTCACTCACGAAGCCCGCAAAGCCAGCACCCCAACAGGCACACCCTCACTCACACCCCCACCACGCTGTACTTTCGCCCCACCAGTGTTAGGGGCTGCTTTCGGGAACTGAGGGCCCTGGCCCTCAAAGAACAAAGAGCCTGTTGCGGGGAGAAATGTGTCCCCTAAAGAAACTATGGTCAAGTCCTGACCTCTGGTACCTGTGAACGTGACCTTttagaaacagggtctttgcagatgtaacagCGCTAAGACGAGGTCACAGGGATTGGAGTGGGCCCTAATGCAGTGACTGGCATCTTTAGAGGAAGAGAGGATTTTGGACACAGAGATATAGAGGGAGGAGGCCTcgtgacagaggcagagactgaaatGATGCAGGTCCAGACCGCGAACACCAAGGACTGCAGGCAGCCACCGGGAAGGAAGAAGAGGCCGGGAAGAATCCTCCCCCAGTGCCTTCAGAGGGAGCCCTGCTGACGTCTtgactttgatttcagacttccaggcTCTAGCCCCGTGAAACAACACATTTCCGTTGTTAGAAGCCCCCCAGGGTGTGTGGtactttattacagcagccccagcaaactaatatGCAGCCGAATGTGCCTCAGCTCTGGGGTGTCCTGGCTTTGGGTCCAAGCAAGTCACCCCtgctcaagcctcagtttccttaactgtggaatgggaatgataatacctacctcataggctTGCTCTGGAGTTCAGATAATTTGAGAAGAAAGGAGGCTTTGTAAAGCGCTGCGCAAACATTAGCTGTCACTGAGCAGGGGAGAGTTTAGATCCACTGAGGCGTTCCCACCCATCAAAAGTCTCTCTGTGACACACAGGACCCCCAGgtccacctgcctcctccaggatgACTTCTCCACAGATGTTCTTTAGTCCCTACATCTCTTGGTGCCTCTCACAGCACCTCCAGTTGGACTGGTCTGGAATTACCTGTGGCACACCTGTCTGCCCTGAGGGCGGGTTCAGCCTTGGTCTTGTTACAGACTCCCCTCCTAGAGGTCCCCCCCGGcatcattcattccttcatccagGCACTGGGGTACATGTGCATCTGTACTGTTATTCAGGCCCCCTGCACTGGTATATTCACTCActatatgtttattcattcatcaattcaTGCCTGAATACCCAGGCCTATGATTgattcatccacccacccatccatgcatccatccatcatccagcTACTCACTCATCCACCATCACActtccatccatgcatccatgaATTCACCCACCTATCTAAACACACACGTATTTATGCCTGAATGAATCTACCCTACCCGCATGCATTCTGCAGGCCCTAGAAGCCCCCTGTGGGCTCCCTACCTCTCTCCAGGTCAAGCAGGTAGTTGGGGGCGAGCTCGATGGAGGAACAGTTCCAGCGCATGTCGGCGAAGGCCCTGCGGCAGGCCTTCATGGCCTCGCGGGCGGCGTGCACGATGGTGTGCATGAGCTCCAGGTTGCTGCGGCACAGCTGCACCTGCGCCGACACCAGGCCCTCCAGCTGTTTGCAGTGCTGTGTCTGGTTCAGCGCCAGGGCCGCCGGGGTCTTGGACAGCGCCCTGCACACAGGCCAAAAGGcagcaagggaagggaagggaagtcaGGGCGGGGGGCCGCGCTGCCTCCACCAGCTGTACTGGCCCCAGCCTCTCTTCAAAGGGCTCGGAGCCTTTGCTGGAAGGAGCCAGGAGAACAGGAGGCCAAGCGCCGTCCCCAGCAGAGCAATggctccccctcctgcccctgtgtgaccttgggcacatcatTGTCCCTCTCTTAGGGACAGTGGCCTTCATTCATAACATAGGATCATGACCTCCATCCTACCTAAGCCTTATTATAAGTATACTAACAATAAAGTTTTATAGTTCACAAAGCACTCACCTTCACAgccttatttaatccttacacgGCTGTGAATTATTACTCtttattcaacattcattcatctcTAAATACCTATATAtgccagacaccatgctaagTGCTGGAttatactactactactaataataatactttatatTGAACACTTACTAGATGCACAATGTGAGTTAGGAGCTTCCCATCATAGCTTCCTCTAATTATTAAACTCATTTACTAGGCCATAAAATCCCACATACATGCAAGGGAtttattaaaagattaaagaGCTACtcaattttataataaactggatTTAACcattaacttgctgtgtgaccttagataaATCACTGTCTCTCTCTGGTGTCTGTACCTATAAACTATATTTCCCAGAAGGGGTTCCAGTGAGACACTTTGAGAAAAGGGATCCATGGTCAAACACATTTGGCGACTGTGATATACTACACCCCTACTTAAAGAGTAATAATGCACAtttacattatttacattttaaaggttCTGAGAAGTACTGCAGCATGGAGTTAAAACCAGCAACAGGCTTGGTTTTAACTCCCAAATCTGCTGAGCACAAAACTATTTGAGATGTGCTAACCTCATCTatgctttgggaaatgctggCCTAGGCAGTCCCTATGAATTCTAGTGATGTAATAGGACCTAAGAGTTTCTCGGATACTGGCTCAGGGCACTGGGATTCCAAGACCCTAGGACCAGAGATCCATCTTggattctccttcctcctttctctgaggAGCAGACTGCATCTGGCTGCACCTCCTTTAAGTGGAGGCTAGAGGGACGCCACAACCTTAAAGGCTTCCACAtagacccacccccacccagagccAGCTGGTCCTCAGCAGCCCAGCAGAGATCCTGGAGGGGCAGAAGGCAAGAAGGGGCTGCTGTGGGTCCGCTTGCTGGGACCACAGCAGACCTCAACCAGGGTCAGGGATGAGACATGGCGAGATCAAGATCCCTGAACCCCTGGCCTGAGATCCCAGGAGAGGCAGCCTGGTGCCAAAGAACAGCACAGGCCTGGGCAGACTCCTGGCTCTCTCACTCCCCTTGAGCAAACCAAGtgacctctcctctcccagcaaCCTCCCAGTATTGTCTGAGGGATTAACTCAACATGTGTCACATGCTCCACCCAGGGCTGACACACCGTGGTCAGTGCTCAGTGATGGAAGCTACTAGATTACTGCTTTGGTGGTTTTTCCCTACTGCAGGCAGCGTCCTGTACCCACTTAGTCAAGGCCAAGAGCTGCCCCCTGATTTCAAGTCCCCTCAAAAACTGgccccccagccctctccagTCCCTTATCATTGTCCCCAACATGTGCTAATATCCAGCCACATCAGACTCCTGGCTTCTCTGACAGGGACTGCCTTAACACATGCCCGTGCCCAGGCTTTCCCTGGTGCCAGGACTGCCTTTCCCCTTGCTCCTGTatctaaatgaataaatggacttTATTCATTTGTGGAAGAAATATGTGCTAAGCACCAACTCTTTCCAGACTCATTTGGAATGAACGTGACAAAGAACCTTTCCTCAAGGAGCCCCTCATCCAATGGCTGCATAGACCTATCACAGTTAAAAGGCAATGGCCCAGATGTTCCAGCTCATGGGCTGGCCGGGAAGAGCCCAGGCTTTGGGCACCAGCTCTGGGACCTGGGTAGTTacccaacctctctgggcctcatggTACTCATCTGTTacaagaaaatgataaattctacTTCAAAAGGTGTTGGCAAGACAAGTATGATAATGTAAGTAAAGTATTTGGGACATTTGTAGACAAAATCCCTTGCCTGCTGCCGTGTGAATCTTGTGCCAGagggagtcagaagacctggcttCTATGTGCTGTGCAATCTTGGTAAAATGCTGCCCCTCTCTGAGCATCAACCACAAAATGGGGATTCCTGGAGGACTTGCAGGGGctgaatgagataatacatgcGACGCTGAGTACTAATAGGTTAGTTTGCTTCCTcttgcctctctctctgccatgccCTACCCATCTTACAACtccaaaattttagaaatcttcCCAGAGGCCTGGGAAGCAGATCCAGGGCAAGTGGGCATTGAGATTGACTATGGGTGTCTTGGGCCATCTCTCCTCGCTGTGACCCCTGGCCCACACCTTCCTACCGAGGCATGAGCTGGGAAACGTCTGGTATATATGAATACAGACCCCAGGCATGGTTGCTTGACCTAAACTGAATTGTCTGGTCCTCCTTGGCCTTCTGCACACTGAGGGCTACCTACACCGGGACACCTGGGGAACCCGCTGCCCACATTCCTACAGCCCATATGGGTGAGGTGTGACCACACAGAGGGCAGGTATCACCCCCTCGGCCTGTTTCCTGGTTGTTACAGCCCTTCTGCCTCCATCTAGCAAACACTGTACACGCACATGGACCCACTGTCCCTGGTGGGCACTCCCGTTTACAGCACCTCTCATTTCATCCTGTTCTCACAATGCCTAGAGAGGCCTGGGAGAGTCTTAACCCCACTCTGTACAGAGGACACAGAGGCGCTCCTGTGTCTGGGTACTTAGCCTCCTGTGGAAGCCACCCTCCCTCTGGACCTGGCCTCACCTTCCCAGGTCCCCTCTCTACTGGGCTGAGGGCCGTCAACACTCAGCCTGTCCTGAGCCTGCTCTGCCCATCACCCCTGCCCAGCTTCCATCCTTCCACTCGGAGCCAGTTTTCTGTTTCACAACAGGAAGGGCTGCAGGGGAGACAGGAgaaagcacccagcacagcagcaggcacacagtgggcactcaaGCAGAGTGGCTGCCTTCCGGGTCCTTTCCCTGGGCTCCTGCTCAAAAAGTCGATAATAACAGCAGAGACCTTTCCTGGGGAGCTCAGTCCAGGCAACTCCTGAGCGCCAGGTGCTGTGGCTCCCAGGGAGGGGTGCTCTGGGCTCCCAGTGTCTGGGGACCTTGGACCACTCTGGGTCAGTCTATCCATCTCTGAAGTCATCAAGCATCCACCTCCCCAGCTGGCGGTGAGGGGAAGGTTCTATGAAGGAAACATGGTAAGGATGCTCCCAGAGGAGGCTCAGACTGCCC
This Camelus ferus isolate YT-003-E chromosome 10, BCGSAC_Cfer_1.0, whole genome shotgun sequence DNA region includes the following protein-coding sequences:
- the WNT11 gene encoding protein Wnt-11 isoform X1; this translates as MRTRPQVCQALLFALALQTGVCYGIKWLALSKTPAALALNQTQHCKQLEGLVSAQVQLCRSNLELMHTIVHAAREAMKACRRAFADMRWNCSSIELAPNYLLDLERGTRESAFVYALSAAAISHAIARACTSGDLPGCSCGPVPGEPPGPGNRWGGCADNLSYGLLMGAKFSDAPMKVKKTGSQANKLMRLHNSEVGRQALRASLEMKCKCHGVSGSCSIRTCWKGLQELRDVATDLKTRYLSATKVVHRPMGTRKHLVPKDLDIRPVKDSELVYLQSSPDFCMKNEKVGSHGTQDRLPGLFLPSCPDSAPRTCPQAAEEEAPSHSNLPGLLRMPPASHPPGSATRRHMAVTAVTSCAVDAATTPTQIAWWSGATASTTGAATSPAAGVSAPWSAMSASEVLWDPRRLARVPGDTPWILACEFQMLGMEGGLCFASTWKPLGTEAWTPGKEGQDIKGNRQG
- the WNT11 gene encoding protein Wnt-11 isoform X3; translation: MRTRPQVCQALLFALALQTGVCYGIKWLALSKTPAALALNQTQHCKQLEGLVSAQVQLCRSNLELMHTIVHAAREAMKACRRAFADMRWNCSSIELAPNYLLDLERGTRESAFVYALSAAAISHAIARACTSGDLPGCSCGPVPGEPPGPGNRWGGCADNLSYGLLMGAKFSDAPMKVKKTGSQANKLMRLHNSEVGRQALRASLEMKCKCHGVSGSCSIRTCWKGLQELRDVATDLKTRYLSATKVVHRPMGTRKHLVPKDLDIRPVKDSELVYLQSSPDFCMKNEKVGSHGTQDRQCNKTSHGSDSCDLMCCGRGYNPYTDRVVERCHCKYHWCCYVTCRRCERTVERYVCK
- the WNT11 gene encoding protein Wnt-11 isoform X2, with product MRTRPQVCQALLFALALQTGVCYGIKWLALSKTPAALALNQTQHCKQLEGLVSAQVQLCRSNLELMHTIVHAAREAMKACRRAFADMRWNCSSIELAPNYLLDLERGTRESAFVYALSAAAISHAIARACTSGDLPGCSCGPVPGEPPGPGNRWGGCADNLSYGLLMGAKFSDAPMKVKKTGSQANKLMRLHNSEVGRQALRASLEMKCKCHGVSGSCSIRTCWKGLQELRDVATDLKTRYLSATKVVHRPMGTRKHLVPKDLDIRPVKDSELVYLQSSPDFCMKNEKVGSHGTQDRLPGLFLPSCPDSAPRTCPQAAEEEAPSHSNLPGLLRMPPASHPPGFLPWQCNKTSHGSDSCDLMCCGRGYNPYTDRVVERCHCKYHWCCYVTCRRCERTVERYVCK